In one Pseudomonas sp. Bout1 genomic region, the following are encoded:
- a CDS encoding DUF2986 domain-containing protein, whose product MNRQKKLQQLFKAKAKKASAKLAPARKDKYISKADRLKLATESADEPVVSSEG is encoded by the coding sequence ATGAATCGTCAAAAAAAACTACAGCAGTTGTTCAAGGCCAAGGCCAAAAAGGCCAGCGCCAAATTGGCACCTGCGCGCAAGGACAAGTACATCAGTAAAGCTGATCGATTGAAACTGGCGACTGAATCTGCTGATGAGCCCGTTGTTTCTTCTGAGGGCTGA
- a CDS encoding glutathione S-transferase gives MIIVHHLNNSRSQRILWLLEELGLPYEIKRYQRDPKTNLAPPELKAINALGKSPVIEDGPHVLIESGAIIDYLIRRHGDGRLQPDPATATYDEYVQWLHFAEGSAILPLMLNLYVGRLGDAGAPLRPRIDAELANYLGYLNNALGLTPYLVGEELTGADIQMSFIGEFARAQGKLQAYPNVAAWVQRFQQRPAYRKALEQGGEYAFAK, from the coding sequence ATGATCATCGTCCACCACCTGAACAACTCTCGCTCGCAACGCATCCTGTGGCTGCTCGAAGAACTCGGCCTGCCCTACGAAATCAAGCGTTACCAGCGCGACCCGAAAACCAACCTTGCGCCACCGGAGCTCAAGGCCATCAATGCGCTGGGCAAATCGCCGGTGATTGAAGACGGGCCCCACGTGCTGATCGAGTCCGGCGCGATTATCGACTACCTGATTCGCCGCCATGGCGACGGCCGCCTGCAACCCGATCCCGCCACCGCCACGTACGATGAGTACGTGCAATGGCTGCACTTCGCCGAAGGCTCGGCCATCCTGCCGTTGATGCTCAACCTTTACGTCGGGCGCCTGGGTGACGCCGGCGCGCCGTTGCGTCCGCGCATTGACGCGGAGCTGGCCAATTATTTGGGTTACCTGAACAACGCGCTGGGGCTGACGCCGTACCTGGTGGGTGAGGAATTGACTGGCGCGGATATCCAGATGAGTTTCATTGGCGAATTCGCCAGGGCCCAGGGCAAGCTGCAGGCGTACCCGAACGTGGCGGCGTGGGTACAACGGTTCCAGCAAAGGCCGGCGTATCGCAAGGCGCTGGAACAGGGTGGGGAATACGCGTTTGCGAAGTGA
- a CDS encoding LysE family translocator encodes MFELAPILTYVAVVIGLFLIPGPAVLLVITRTLQGGRKVGIATGLGVASGDLIHTLCAALGLSAILMTSAVAFNVVKIVGACYLIYLGVRAFMAKPGASTRKDLPTVTAAQAYFQAVGAEVLNPKTAIFFLAFLPQFIHPESGSSLAQFAVLGLIFSGLSAVYTTLISVAIRPLSRWMTGLSRLRRWEGKIIGTLFMGLGLKIAFQQR; translated from the coding sequence ATGTTCGAACTGGCCCCCATTTTGACCTACGTAGCCGTTGTTATCGGCCTGTTCCTGATCCCTGGCCCTGCCGTGCTGCTGGTAATCACCCGCACCCTGCAGGGTGGCCGCAAGGTCGGAATTGCTACTGGGTTGGGCGTGGCTTCGGGCGACCTGATCCATACGCTGTGCGCAGCGCTGGGCTTGTCCGCGATCCTGATGACCTCGGCCGTGGCGTTCAACGTGGTTAAAATCGTGGGCGCCTGTTACCTGATCTACTTGGGCGTGCGCGCCTTCATGGCCAAGCCTGGCGCAAGCACGCGCAAGGATCTGCCCACGGTGACAGCGGCCCAGGCGTATTTCCAGGCGGTGGGCGCTGAAGTGCTGAACCCGAAGACCGCGATTTTCTTTCTGGCGTTCCTGCCGCAGTTCATTCACCCGGAATCGGGTTCTTCCCTGGCTCAATTCGCGGTATTGGGTTTGATTTTTTCGGGGCTCAGTGCGGTGTACACCACGCTGATTTCGGTGGCGATCCGCCCGTTGAGCCGCTGGATGACGGGGCTTTCAAGGTTGCGTCGTTGGGAGGGGAAGATCATTGGGACGCTGTTCATGGGGTTGGGGCTGAAAATAGCGTTTCAGCAGCGTTAA
- a CDS encoding sensor domain-containing diguanylate cyclase — protein MPIDLHALYPKLIHLMLDTVFVVDSENQIVFVSDACEALLGYCADELTGTLITNYMHPEDLARTRASIVRVMNGKPHVDFRNRYMRKDGSVVHILWAAFWSQEVGARIGVARDITALTQAEEELRFLAHHDPLTALTNRSLFNDRLDEALYAARQHKSALALLFLDVNDFKGINDVHGHALGDRVLCVIARRLEGCVRESDLVARMGGDEFTVLLADIQSPEAVAAKVQQILAVMAQPLSAEFGAVKMPSCSIGVAFYPADGEDADSLLSHADGDMYRVKRQRFATE, from the coding sequence ATGCCCATTGACCTGCACGCCCTCTATCCCAAACTGATCCACTTGATGCTGGATACGGTGTTCGTGGTCGACAGTGAAAACCAGATCGTGTTTGTGAGTGATGCCTGCGAAGCGTTGCTGGGGTACTGCGCCGACGAACTCACCGGCACCCTGATCACCAACTATATGCACCCTGAAGACCTGGCGCGCACCCGGGCCTCGATCGTACGGGTGATGAATGGCAAGCCCCATGTCGACTTTCGCAACCGTTACATGCGCAAGGATGGCAGTGTCGTGCACATCCTGTGGGCGGCCTTCTGGTCCCAGGAAGTGGGCGCGCGGATTGGCGTAGCACGAGACATCACGGCCCTGACGCAAGCCGAGGAAGAACTGCGCTTTCTCGCCCATCACGACCCGCTGACGGCCCTCACCAACCGCTCACTGTTCAATGACCGGCTGGACGAGGCCCTGTACGCGGCCCGCCAGCACAAAAGCGCCCTGGCCTTGTTGTTTCTGGACGTGAATGACTTCAAGGGCATCAACGATGTGCACGGGCATGCCCTGGGCGACCGCGTGCTCTGCGTGATTGCGCGGCGGCTGGAAGGCTGTGTACGTGAGAGTGACCTGGTGGCACGCATGGGTGGCGATGAATTCACCGTGCTGCTGGCGGATATCCAGTCGCCGGAGGCCGTGGCTGCCAAGGTACAGCAGATACTCGCGGTGATGGCCCAGCCCCTGAGCGCTGAGTTTGGCGCGGTGAAGATGCCGTCCTGCAGTATCGGCGTGGCGTTTTACCCGGCAGACGGTGAGGACGCCGACAGCCTGCTCAGTCATGCGGATGGCGATATGTACCGGGTTAAAAGGCAGCGGTTTGCAACCGAGTGA
- a CDS encoding LysE family translocator, translating to MPFETWLLYLVTCCGIAVVPGPNALLALTHGALHGSRKTLFTISGGVLGFAIVLALCALGLGALIQASASLFTALKVAGGLYLIWLGFGLWRAAPISLEATGTTSSRSWSLFRQGLVSAISNPKALLLFTAFIPPFLDPHRSIIAQTLTIALTYAVVEFIVEYLVASAAHRVRPWLARTGRRFNKVCGGFFVLFGLALPIHA from the coding sequence ATGCCCTTTGAGACCTGGTTGCTTTACCTGGTTACCTGCTGCGGCATCGCGGTGGTGCCCGGCCCCAATGCGCTATTGGCGCTGACCCATGGCGCCCTGCATGGCAGCCGCAAAACGCTGTTCACCATCAGCGGCGGCGTGCTCGGTTTTGCGATCGTGCTGGCGCTGTGTGCCTTGGGGTTGGGTGCACTTATCCAGGCGTCGGCCAGCTTATTCACGGCATTGAAGGTGGCGGGCGGGCTGTATCTGATCTGGCTGGGCTTCGGGCTGTGGCGGGCTGCGCCCATCAGTCTTGAGGCGACCGGCACGACAAGCTCGCGCAGTTGGTCGCTGTTCCGCCAGGGGCTGGTATCGGCCATTTCAAACCCCAAGGCGTTGCTGCTGTTCACCGCGTTCATTCCACCCTTCCTGGACCCGCACCGCAGCATCATCGCGCAGACCCTCACCATCGCGCTGACCTACGCCGTGGTGGAGTTTATCGTTGAGTACCTGGTGGCCAGCGCCGCGCACCGGGTGCGGCCTTGGCTGGCGCGAACCGGCCGGCGATTCAACAAGGTGTGTGGCGGGTTTTTTGTGCTGTTTGGGTTGGCTCTGCCGATTCATGCCTGA
- a CDS encoding LysR family transcriptional regulator has product MPASDLQLDWLKCFVAVVDAGSLSGAAHEVNRSQSAVSMQMKKLEAALGRQLLSRGPRHLQLTADGQTLLSYARRMLALHAETQAAFHGEELTGRIRLGVAEDYAARYLTPLLKRYSPRYAGVEIELTCEQSTTLIPRLRSGDLDLALVSRDSPQSGTFLFKEPMVWVGSPQFELWRRNPIPIAVYESASLARRYAVNSLTQQGREFKVVYNSSSLAGQVAAVEGGLAIAAITQCTVQDSLQVLGDEHGLGSIEPMEVSILRSRASRGSKAVNSLHAFIIRALRVQP; this is encoded by the coding sequence ATGCCAGCCAGCGATTTGCAACTCGATTGGCTTAAATGCTTTGTGGCCGTGGTGGACGCCGGCTCGCTGTCGGGCGCTGCCCACGAGGTCAATCGCTCACAGTCCGCCGTCAGCATGCAGATGAAAAAACTCGAGGCGGCCCTTGGGCGGCAACTGTTGAGCCGTGGCCCCAGGCACCTGCAACTGACCGCCGACGGCCAGACGCTACTCAGCTACGCCCGGCGCATGCTCGCCCTTCACGCTGAAACCCAGGCGGCGTTTCACGGTGAAGAACTGACCGGGCGCATCCGCCTGGGCGTCGCAGAAGACTACGCGGCCCGGTACCTCACGCCGCTGCTCAAGCGTTATTCGCCGCGCTACGCCGGCGTGGAAATCGAATTGACCTGTGAACAGTCGACCACGCTGATCCCGCGGTTGCGAAGCGGCGACCTTGATCTGGCGCTGGTGTCCAGGGACTCTCCCCAGAGCGGCACATTCCTGTTCAAGGAGCCCATGGTGTGGGTGGGCTCACCCCAGTTCGAACTGTGGCGGCGAAACCCGATTCCTATCGCGGTCTACGAAAGCGCAAGCCTGGCCCGGCGATATGCGGTGAACTCACTGACCCAACAGGGCCGCGAATTCAAGGTGGTGTACAACAGCTCCAGCCTTGCCGGCCAGGTGGCCGCCGTTGAGGGCGGACTGGCGATTGCCGCGATCACGCAGTGCACCGTACAAGACTCGCTTCAGGTACTGGGTGACGAACACGGTTTGGGCAGCATTGAACCCATGGAGGTTTCGATTCTGCGCAGCCGGGCGTCTCGTGGGTCCAAGGCGGTCAATAGCCTGCATGCGTTCATCATCCGGGCGCTGAGGGTTCAGCCTTAG
- a CDS encoding YbhB/YbcL family Raf kinase inhibitor-like protein, with protein sequence MKLKTLAPAITLVLAASGHAASFSLSSTDIADQRPLTRLQEFSGFGCNGANTSPALAWSNAPAGTKSFAITVYDPDAPTGSGWWHWTLVNLPVTVTRVPSNVGTHLPAGAVQGRTDYGQPGFGGACPPVGDKPHRYQFTVWALKVDTLAIDNQSSGALVGYMLNANSLAKATITAPYGR encoded by the coding sequence ATGAAACTCAAAACACTTGCCCCTGCGATCACCCTGGTCCTGGCCGCCAGCGGGCACGCCGCCAGCTTCTCACTCAGCAGCACGGACATTGCCGACCAGCGACCGCTGACGCGCCTGCAAGAATTCAGCGGCTTCGGCTGCAACGGCGCCAACACCTCCCCTGCCCTGGCCTGGAGCAACGCCCCGGCGGGCACCAAAAGCTTTGCCATCACCGTCTACGACCCCGATGCACCAACCGGCAGCGGCTGGTGGCACTGGACGCTGGTCAACCTGCCCGTTACCGTCACCCGCGTGCCGAGCAATGTCGGCACGCACCTGCCGGCCGGGGCGGTGCAAGGGCGCACGGATTACGGCCAACCCGGCTTTGGCGGCGCGTGCCCGCCAGTGGGTGATAAACCGCATCGCTATCAATTCACCGTATGGGCGTTGAAAGTCGACACGCTGGCGATCGACAATCAATCCAGCGGCGCCCTGGTCGGTTACATGCTCAATGCCAACAGCCTGGCCAAGGCCACAATCACGGCCCCTTACGGACGCTAG
- a CDS encoding helix-turn-helix transcriptional regulator, protein MDVHEGLRHRESIIERCVIRARQHHTLQRVPIFVTALCRVRQGQKRLQWDAREMRAGPQHLILLPAGRELGVTNFPGAQGDYIADVVSFPVPVLRNFVARYGAQFKGSLNTDLCVRLDKQTRQAWDQLLIALSSGAPAALCTHYGEAVLLCLSLAGQAGPLLMDRNDPLSERVQRLIGSNLSRDWTVATVAQQLNLGESTLRRQLANEDASFRSILENVRLGAALQWLQTSRDSIGEISNACGYASASRFAVRFKSHYGLSPRSLRAAM, encoded by the coding sequence ATGGATGTTCACGAAGGTTTGCGGCACCGGGAAAGCATCATCGAACGCTGCGTGATCAGGGCCCGGCAACACCACACCCTGCAACGCGTGCCGATCTTCGTGACCGCCCTGTGCCGCGTGCGCCAAGGGCAAAAACGGTTGCAGTGGGACGCGCGCGAAATGCGTGCCGGCCCCCAGCATTTGATTTTACTGCCGGCGGGCCGCGAGCTCGGCGTGACCAACTTTCCCGGCGCCCAGGGTGACTACATCGCCGATGTGGTGTCGTTTCCGGTACCGGTGCTGCGCAACTTCGTTGCCCGGTATGGCGCGCAGTTCAAGGGCAGCCTGAATACCGACCTGTGCGTGCGCCTGGACAAACAGACCCGCCAAGCCTGGGACCAACTGTTGATTGCACTCAGCTCAGGCGCCCCGGCGGCCTTGTGTACTCACTATGGTGAAGCCGTGCTGCTGTGCCTGAGCCTGGCCGGCCAGGCGGGGCCGTTGCTGATGGATCGCAATGATCCGTTGAGTGAGCGGGTGCAGCGGCTGATCGGCAGCAACCTGTCCCGGGACTGGACCGTTGCCACGGTTGCGCAGCAGTTGAATCTGGGGGAATCCACTTTGCGCCGGCAGCTGGCCAACGAGGATGCGAGCTTCAGGTCCATTCTGGAAAATGTTCGGCTGGGGGCGGCGTTGCAGTGGCTGCAAACCTCCAGGGATTCCATTGGGGAGATTTCCAACGCGTGTGGGTATGCGTCGGCTTCACGGTTTGCGGTGAGGTTTAAGTCGCACTATGGGCTTTCGCCGCGCTCGTTGCGGGCGGCGATGTGA
- a CDS encoding serine hydrolase domain-containing protein, producing the protein MPVIHRPSSLVERRSLNVLICASTLALSLTACAATAEPAKPYPFAHEPIGDVQAIYDGRLSEELAVTTFRNTDRLFPTRTIKAGGHPLPLPRSSEPLGPVAFDYKGKHYSLDDYVAINRVTGLLVLKNGKIVDERYEKGNTADTRWMSMSVAKSITSTLVGAALQDGAIKSLDDKVTRYLPALAGSGYDQVTVRQILSMRSGIKWNEQYTDPTSDERHLIKLRSEQVPGSLLKFMASLQTAAPPGTRTNYSTGETQVLGQLVSAAVGKPLTQYLSEKIWAPYGMQTDAKWWLDGTNGNEVGGSGISATLEDYGRFGQFVLSGGKAGGQQVLPKGWLSFASATTGSDAAYGDFASMWWPGWTAASKADKAFTAAGTFGQYVYINPTKNVVIVVWQAQTKPTGGKVIDDMYAFDAVAKALQ; encoded by the coding sequence ATGCCCGTGATCCATCGCCCTTCATCGCTCGTTGAACGCCGTTCGCTTAACGTATTGATCTGTGCTTCGACACTTGCGCTGTCGTTGACCGCCTGCGCCGCCACCGCGGAACCTGCGAAGCCCTACCCATTTGCACACGAGCCGATTGGCGATGTGCAGGCTATCTATGACGGCAGGCTCAGTGAGGAGCTGGCGGTGACGACCTTCCGCAATACGGACCGGTTGTTCCCCACGCGCACGATCAAGGCGGGCGGCCATCCGCTCCCGTTACCGCGTAGCAGCGAGCCACTTGGCCCGGTGGCCTTTGACTACAAAGGCAAGCACTACAGCCTGGATGACTACGTGGCGATCAACCGGGTAACCGGGTTGTTGGTGCTCAAAAACGGCAAGATCGTTGATGAGCGTTACGAAAAAGGCAACACCGCCGACACCCGGTGGATGTCGATGTCGGTGGCCAAGTCCATCACCTCGACCCTGGTGGGCGCGGCCCTGCAGGACGGCGCCATCAAGAGCCTGGATGACAAGGTCACCCGCTATTTGCCGGCGTTGGCGGGTAGCGGTTACGACCAGGTCACCGTGCGGCAGATCCTGTCGATGCGCTCCGGGATCAAGTGGAACGAGCAATATACCGACCCCACCTCAGACGAACGCCACTTGATCAAACTGCGCAGCGAGCAAGTGCCGGGGTCGCTCCTGAAATTCATGGCCAGCCTGCAAACGGCGGCGCCGCCTGGTACGCGCACCAACTACAGCACCGGTGAAACACAAGTGTTGGGGCAGTTGGTCAGCGCCGCGGTGGGCAAGCCACTCACGCAATACCTGAGCGAGAAGATCTGGGCACCGTATGGCATGCAAACCGATGCCAAATGGTGGCTCGACGGCACCAATGGCAATGAAGTGGGCGGCAGCGGTATTAGCGCAACGCTTGAGGATTACGGGCGGTTTGGACAGTTCGTACTCAGCGGCGGCAAGGCGGGCGGGCAGCAAGTGTTGCCTAAAGGCTGGCTGAGTTTTGCCAGCGCGACCACGGGCTCAGACGCGGCGTACGGTGACTTTGCTTCCATGTGGTGGCCGGGCTGGACGGCGGCTTCCAAGGCCGATAAAGCCTTTACGGCGGCCGGTACGTTTGGTCAATACGTTTACATCAACCCGACTAAGAATGTGGTGATTGTTGTGTGGCAGGCACAGACCAAGCCCACGGGTGGCAAGGTGATTGACGATATGTATGCTTTTGATGCAGTTGCCAAAGCCCTTCAGTAA
- a CDS encoding MFS transporter yields the protein MPSASRAPSGLPEHNQQTVTQQWLAILSVAVGAFALVTSEFLPVGVLNDVAADLGISAGHAGLMVTLPGIMAALAAPLLSIGIGAMDRRYLLIGLTLIMIIANMVVAYASDFSLLLFGRVLLGISIGGFWATAIALSGRLAPKGVGVAKATSIIMMGVTLATVLGVPVGTWLSGLMGWRMTFLVTALVGIPVLLAQMFLLPRLEPEKAIRVSDLPALFINPQARVGLIAVLLIGLAHFAAYTYVAPFFKNSSGFDGPTIGSLLLLYGAAGVMGNVFAGFAANRSVRNTLLLVALMIGTSTALFPYFATGMSGAVMLIALWGFAFGAFPACASIWMFVVAPKDVERGMPLFVALFQVIIALGSFFGGQIVDKLGTSVLLSLATALVGAGFVTVLVLGRKVSNSLAAQPA from the coding sequence ATGCCAAGCGCAAGCCGGGCCCCTAGCGGCCTCCCCGAACATAATCAACAAACCGTCACGCAGCAGTGGCTGGCGATTCTCTCGGTGGCCGTGGGCGCCTTCGCCCTGGTCACCAGCGAGTTCCTGCCGGTGGGCGTACTCAACGACGTCGCCGCCGACCTAGGCATCAGCGCCGGCCACGCCGGCCTGATGGTCACCCTGCCTGGCATCATGGCCGCCCTCGCCGCCCCGTTGCTGTCCATCGGCATTGGCGCCATGGACCGTCGCTACCTGCTGATCGGCCTGACCCTGATCATGATCATCGCCAACATGGTGGTGGCCTACGCCAGCGACTTCAGCCTGCTGCTGTTCGGCCGCGTACTGCTGGGCATCAGCATCGGCGGCTTCTGGGCCACGGCCATCGCCCTCAGCGGCCGCCTGGCGCCCAAGGGCGTGGGCGTCGCGAAAGCCACCTCGATCATCATGATGGGCGTGACCCTGGCCACCGTGCTCGGCGTGCCCGTCGGCACCTGGCTGAGCGGCCTGATGGGCTGGCGCATGACCTTCCTCGTTACCGCGCTGGTGGGCATCCCGGTGCTGTTGGCACAGATGTTCCTGCTGCCGCGCCTCGAACCGGAAAAAGCCATTCGCGTCAGCGACCTGCCGGCGTTGTTCATCAACCCCCAAGCCCGGGTCGGCCTGATCGCCGTACTGCTGATCGGCCTGGCGCACTTTGCCGCCTACACCTACGTCGCGCCCTTCTTCAAAAACAGCTCCGGCTTCGACGGCCCGACCATTGGCTCGCTGCTGCTGCTCTACGGCGCGGCCGGGGTCATGGGTAACGTCTTCGCCGGCTTCGCCGCCAACCGCAGCGTGCGCAACACGCTGCTGCTGGTCGCCCTGATGATCGGCACCAGCACCGCCCTGTTCCCCTACTTCGCCACCGGCATGAGCGGCGCCGTGATGCTGATCGCCCTGTGGGGCTTTGCCTTCGGCGCCTTCCCGGCCTGCGCGAGCATCTGGATGTTTGTGGTTGCACCCAAGGATGTGGAGCGTGGCATGCCACTGTTTGTCGCGTTGTTTCAGGTGATCATTGCCCTGGGCTCGTTCTTTGGCGGACAGATTGTCGACAAGCTGGGGACTTCGGTGCTGTTGAGTTTGGCGACGGCGCTGGTGGGCGCCGGGTTTGTGACGGTGCTGGTGTTGGGGCGCAAGGTGAGTAATAGCCTGGCGGCTCAACCTGCCTGA
- a CDS encoding DUF6124 family protein codes for MFKVTPNPPGTADLKLNQAAQRALDHYLNPSSAQTAPPSGALFSVAADVSSESLITNSYETFTSVSALLLDLSEELSGKDRDVALAIHQLSELGVLLMGKLMDREVPCS; via the coding sequence ATGTTCAAGGTAACGCCGAATCCTCCGGGAACTGCCGATTTGAAACTCAACCAAGCCGCGCAACGTGCCTTGGATCACTATCTCAATCCCTCCTCCGCCCAAACCGCCCCGCCGTCGGGTGCGCTGTTCAGCGTGGCTGCTGATGTGAGCAGTGAAAGCCTGATTACCAATAGCTATGAAACCTTTACCTCGGTCAGTGCATTGCTGCTTGATCTGTCGGAAGAACTGAGCGGGAAAGACCGTGATGTGGCGCTGGCTATTCACCAGTTGAGTGAGTTGGGGGTGCTGTTGATGGGTAAGCTGATGGATCGGGAGGTGCCTTGTAGCTGA
- a CDS encoding SDR family oxidoreductase codes for MKWPERTSSSRGASANHNQDETIAEVTTDEFVRVMITNALSPMRVIEGLQPLVRASGLIGIMSSGQGSVSNNEKGGHEVYRGTKAALNMYMRSYAARHAADPRALVLLAPGWIRTALGGPNAPYSVEETVPKIVSTLLSQQGKQGLRYIDREGQTVPW; via the coding sequence ATGAAGTGGCCAGAGCGTACAAGTTCTTCACGGGGTGCCAGTGCCAATCACAACCAGGACGAAACAATCGCAGAAGTGACCACGGACGAATTTGTTCGCGTCATGATCACCAATGCACTGAGCCCCATGCGTGTGATCGAGGGCCTGCAACCCCTGGTGCGTGCCAGCGGGCTGATCGGCATCATGTCGTCGGGACAAGGTAGCGTGAGTAATAACGAGAAAGGCGGCCACGAGGTGTATCGCGGCACCAAGGCAGCACTGAACATGTATATGCGCAGTTATGCTGCACGGCACGCCGCCGACCCTCGGGCCTTGGTATTACTGGCACCAGGCTGGATCCGTACCGCACTCGGCGGGCCAAACGCCCCCTACAGCGTGGAGGAAACAGTCCCGAAAATCGTCAGCACGCTGCTCTCGCAGCAAGGCAAGCAAGGCCTTCGGTACATCGACCGGGAAGGTCAAACCGTCCCATGGTGA
- a CDS encoding LysR family transcriptional regulator, which produces MDQLLALRVFIRITEARSFAKAADSLNIPRSSVSKLLQDLEQHLGTKLIERSTRSFTITQAGETYREQALNLLAGLDDMDVAARQARASPHGRLRVDIGSSLANLVIIPALPQFRARYPDLELLLGVSDRPADLIGDGVDCVIRGGTLPDSSLIARHLCHANFVTCATPDYLSAFGAPLHPQDLEQNHRTIRYFFSSTGKTLPLQFAKGSEKYEVNGQPTLSVSESTALTEAVLTGMGIGQIFRFSAHTHIAAGRLVPILEDWTPASHPLQLVYPAARHPSAKLRVFIDWAVELFGSENYKN; this is translated from the coding sequence TTGGATCAACTTCTCGCCCTAAGGGTATTCATCCGAATCACGGAGGCTCGCTCTTTTGCCAAAGCGGCCGACTCGTTGAATATCCCCCGCTCCTCGGTCAGCAAGCTGCTTCAAGACCTGGAGCAACACCTGGGTACCAAGCTGATTGAGCGCAGTACTCGTTCATTCACCATCACGCAGGCGGGTGAAACCTACAGGGAGCAAGCCTTGAACCTGTTGGCGGGACTGGACGATATGGACGTTGCCGCACGGCAAGCGCGAGCAAGCCCCCACGGGCGGCTTCGTGTAGACATAGGCTCATCGCTGGCCAATCTGGTGATCATTCCGGCGCTACCGCAATTTCGTGCGCGCTATCCTGACCTGGAATTATTGCTCGGGGTCAGTGATCGCCCAGCCGATCTCATCGGCGACGGCGTGGACTGCGTGATACGCGGCGGCACGCTGCCTGACAGCTCACTGATCGCCCGCCACCTTTGCCATGCAAACTTCGTTACCTGTGCGACACCTGATTATCTTTCTGCGTTTGGTGCGCCACTGCACCCACAGGATCTTGAGCAAAACCACCGCACAATTCGCTATTTCTTTTCAAGCACGGGTAAGACGTTGCCTCTTCAATTCGCGAAAGGCAGTGAAAAATACGAGGTTAATGGCCAACCCACCCTTAGCGTAAGTGAGAGCACCGCCCTGACCGAGGCGGTGCTGACCGGGATGGGTATCGGACAGATTTTTCGTTTCAGTGCCCATACGCACATAGCTGCGGGACGTCTGGTGCCGATCCTGGAGGACTGGACCCCAGCCTCTCATCCACTCCAGTTGGTCTATCCGGCAGCTCGTCATCCCAGCGCAAAATTGCGGGTTTTCATTGACTGGGCGGTAGAACTTTTCGGCAGCGAAAACTATAAAAACTGA
- a CDS encoding SDR family oxidoreductase, producing the protein MSDRLDGKIALITGATSGIGLATAKLFAAQGAHVYITGRNADALKTAQEQIGANVTSIQADSTLIADLDQVFEQIKAEAGRIDVLYANAGGGTLLPLGQITEQQVDDTFGLNVKALIFTVQKALPLLTAGSSVILAGSSASIKGTAAFSVYSASKAAVRNLARSWILDLKGTGIRVNVLSPGPVHTPALLDYAGDDPAQQQGMLDYLGTLVPVGRVGEADEIAKAALFLACDDSSFINGAEIFADGGMAQV; encoded by the coding sequence ATGTCCGATCGACTCGACGGCAAAATCGCACTCATCACCGGCGCCACCAGCGGTATCGGCCTGGCCACTGCCAAGCTGTTTGCAGCCCAAGGTGCACATGTCTACATCACCGGGCGCAACGCTGACGCACTAAAAACAGCTCAGGAGCAGATTGGCGCCAACGTAACGAGCATCCAGGCGGATTCGACTCTGATCGCTGACCTTGATCAAGTATTCGAACAGATCAAGGCCGAGGCCGGCCGTATTGATGTGCTGTATGCCAACGCAGGAGGCGGCACACTGCTCCCCTTGGGGCAGATCACCGAACAACAGGTCGACGATACGTTTGGGCTGAACGTCAAAGCGTTGATCTTCACCGTCCAGAAAGCCTTGCCACTCCTGACCGCTGGCTCATCCGTGATCCTTGCCGGGTCCAGCGCAAGTATTAAGGGCACCGCTGCGTTCAGCGTGTACTCCGCGTCCAAGGCAGCGGTGCGCAATCTGGCGCGTAGCTGGATTCTTGACCTCAAAGGCACTGGCATCCGGGTCAACGTGCTGAGCCCCGGCCCTGTCCACACACCCGCCCTGTTGGATTATGCAGGTGATGATCCTGCGCAGCAGCAAGGCATGCTCGACTACCTGGGCACCCTTGTTCCGGTGGGGCGCGTCGGTGAAGCCGATGAGATTGCCAAAGCCGCTCTTTTCCTGGCATGCGACGACTCAAGCTTCATTAATGGTGCCGAAATTTTCGCAGATGGAGGCATGGCTCAAGTCTGA